A genome region from Meleagris gallopavo isolate NT-WF06-2002-E0010 breed Aviagen turkey brand Nicholas breeding stock chromosome 9, Turkey_5.1, whole genome shotgun sequence includes the following:
- the LOC100546358 gene encoding SLAIN motif-containing protein-like isoform X2, protein MMVVPGSAPLIQQDRALEPDLGRGPTQSSAMGPGTEPVPGEVGPELEEVRKLQELVRRLEIQNQHLRTRSRRSVLGTALQSEMRAGVDNHDSGLNGMEINNSINAMAEKQELQIMADLHSKLSKIRKEEGENNCFRKDIGAQTQYGCLGAPEELSSDTCKVEMKTDDNVRCSSRVDRSNSTELMGNLVIAGTEPTVKINQQNPNKKCGDIESVLNNTALDEVKVLELENCNEEEDSWLYVSPRKSVVNQKTGSPLQWCRQVLDNPCPETETACRTLISRLDQGYLSMHSALSSQSSVDSELSTSDDSISMGYKLQDLTDVQVMARLQEESLRQDCASSSASVSRRSSSASLHSLRRGTYSDQEFDTYSLEDEDDYDCSLSYRSAHRYSPSPLSSPRCQSPSSSADYSRASASRIRPPRRSVQSPMQDRLKYASSEEEMRHSMPNLARTSLRALESVRSSRSLESDLQVPSSRLSRIQQPSASLAPSKLRYSSSAGQSPLTVRQPMKAGSCTNSLLTPRQPVKACSYTAPVSGVRKPQASSLSTGPSSGSSTSRSLVTVAKNSPLKARTSVGGTSVPKSKLTPPSKRFLQSAKTTPNTVDDSWKEGCY, encoded by the exons ATGATGGTGGTTCCTGGGAGCGCCCCACTCATCCAGCAGGACCGTGCTCTGGAGCCTGACCTGGGGCGAGGGCCGACGCAGAGCTCCGCCATGGGCCCCGGCACAGAGCCTGTGCCCGGCGAGGTGGGCCCGGAGCTGGAGGAGGTGCggaagctgcaggagctggtgaGGAGGTTGGAGATCCAGAACCAGCACCTGAGGACGAGGAGTCGCAGGAGTGTGcttggcacagctctgcagagtgaGATGCGCGCCGGCGTGGATAACCACGACTCTGGGCTCAACGGGATGGAAATCAACAACAGCATCAACGCGATGGCCGAGAAGCAAGAATTGCAAATCATGGCGGATCTGCACAGCAAATTGAGCAAAATCCGAAAAGAGGAGGGGGAGAACAACTGCTTCAGAAAAGACATAGGTGCCCAAACGCAGTACGGTTGCCTCGGTGCTCCTGAGGAGCTGTCGTCCGACACGTGTAAGGTGGAGATGAAGACTGATGATAACGTGAGGTGTTCGTCACGTGTGGATAGGAGTAATAGCACGGAGCTGATGGGGAACCTGGTCATTGCAGGTACTGAGCCCACAgttaaaataaaccaacaaaatCCCAACAAAAAATGCGGAGATATAGAAAGCGTTTTGAATAACACCGCTCTGGATGAAGTGAAAGTGCTTGAACTTGAGAACTGCAATGAAGAAGAAGATAGCTG GCTGTACGTGTCCCCGAGGAAATCTGTTGTCAATCAGAAGACAGGCTCACCTTTGCAGTGGTGCAGGCAGGTGCTGGACAATCCCTGCCCTGAGACAGAAACCGCCTGCCGGACTCTTATCAGCAGGCTGGACCAAG GTTATTTAAGCATGCATTCTGCACTGAGCTCACAGTCATCTGTGGACAGCGAGCTGAGCACATCTGATGACTCCATCTCCATGGGATATAAGCTGCAGGACTTGACTGATGTCCAGGTTATGGCACGCCTTCAGGAAGAAA GTCTCCGCCAGGACTGCGCCTCCAGCTCAGCGTCCGTATCGCGTCGCAGCTCCAGTGCCTCCCTGCACTCCCTGCGCAGGGGTACCTACAGCGACCAGGAGTTCGACACCTACAGCCTGGAGGACGAGGACGATTACGACTGTTCCCTGTCGTACCGCAGTGCTCACAGATACTCACCGTCTCCGCTCAGCTCCCCCAGATGTCAGTCCCCCTCTTCCAGTGCAGACTATAGCAGGGCCTCTGCTTCTCGTATCCGTCCCCCGCGGAGATCTGTGCAGAGCCCCATGCAGGACCGGCTGAAGTATGCCAGCAGTGAAG AGGAGATGCGCCATAGCATGCCCAACCTGGCCAGGACGAGCCTTCGAGCTTTGGAGTCTGTGAGAAGCAGTCGGAGCTTGGAGTCGGATCTGCAGGTGCCCAGCAGTCGACTTTCAAGAATTCAGCAACCATCAGCAA GTCTGGCTCCCAGTAAGCTCAGGTATTCCTCCAGTGCTGGCCAGTCTCCCCTAACAGTGCGACAACCAATGAAAGCTGGGTCATGCACAAACTCTCTGTTAACACCCAGGCAGCCGGTGAAAGCTTGCAGTTACACAGCTCCTGTTAGCGGAGTTCGAAAGCCACAGGCTTCTTCTCTTAGCACAGGCCCTTCCAGTGGCAGTTCCACTTCTAGAAGCTTGGTCACTGTGGCAAAAAATTCACCTCTGAAAGCACGCACATCTGTTGGAGGAACTTCAGTGCCCAAGAGCAAGCTGACACCGCCATCCAAGAG ATTTCTTCAATCAGCAAAAACCACGCCAAACACTGTGGACGATTCCTGGAAGGAAGGGTGTTACTGA
- the LOC100546358 gene encoding SLAIN motif-containing protein-like isoform X1, whose product MMVVPGSAPLIQQDRALEPDLGRGPTQSSAMGPGTEPVPGEVGPELEEVRKLQELVRRLEIQNQHLRTRSRRSVLGTALQSEMRAGVDNHDSGLNGMEINNSINAMAEKQELQIMADLHSKLSKIRKEEGENNCFRKDIGAQTQYGCLGAPEELSSDTCKVEMKTDDNVRCSSRVDRSNSTELMGNLVIAGTEPTVKINQQNPNKKCGDIESVLNNTALDEVKVLELENCNEEEDSWLYVSPRKSVVNQKTGSPLQWCRQVLDNPCPETETACRTLISRLDQASRWKNLYCSPLASPSAHNLNTETGSCSNALNSPGHLKSTNKALLTCGSSGYLSMHSALSSQSSVDSELSTSDDSISMGYKLQDLTDVQVMARLQEESLRQDCASSSASVSRRSSSASLHSLRRGTYSDQEFDTYSLEDEDDYDCSLSYRSAHRYSPSPLSSPRCQSPSSSADYSRASASRIRPPRRSVQSPMQDRLKYASSEEEMRHSMPNLARTSLRALESVRSSRSLESDLQVPSSRLSRIQQPSASLAPSKLRYSSSAGQSPLTVRQPMKAGSCTNSLLTPRQPVKACSYTAPVSGVRKPQASSLSTGPSSGSSTSRSLVTVAKNSPLKARTSVGGTSVPKSKLTPPSKRFLQSAKTTPNTVDDSWKEGCY is encoded by the exons ATGATGGTGGTTCCTGGGAGCGCCCCACTCATCCAGCAGGACCGTGCTCTGGAGCCTGACCTGGGGCGAGGGCCGACGCAGAGCTCCGCCATGGGCCCCGGCACAGAGCCTGTGCCCGGCGAGGTGGGCCCGGAGCTGGAGGAGGTGCggaagctgcaggagctggtgaGGAGGTTGGAGATCCAGAACCAGCACCTGAGGACGAGGAGTCGCAGGAGTGTGcttggcacagctctgcagagtgaGATGCGCGCCGGCGTGGATAACCACGACTCTGGGCTCAACGGGATGGAAATCAACAACAGCATCAACGCGATGGCCGAGAAGCAAGAATTGCAAATCATGGCGGATCTGCACAGCAAATTGAGCAAAATCCGAAAAGAGGAGGGGGAGAACAACTGCTTCAGAAAAGACATAGGTGCCCAAACGCAGTACGGTTGCCTCGGTGCTCCTGAGGAGCTGTCGTCCGACACGTGTAAGGTGGAGATGAAGACTGATGATAACGTGAGGTGTTCGTCACGTGTGGATAGGAGTAATAGCACGGAGCTGATGGGGAACCTGGTCATTGCAGGTACTGAGCCCACAgttaaaataaaccaacaaaatCCCAACAAAAAATGCGGAGATATAGAAAGCGTTTTGAATAACACCGCTCTGGATGAAGTGAAAGTGCTTGAACTTGAGAACTGCAATGAAGAAGAAGATAGCTG GCTGTACGTGTCCCCGAGGAAATCTGTTGTCAATCAGAAGACAGGCTCACCTTTGCAGTGGTGCAGGCAGGTGCTGGACAATCCCTGCCCTGAGACAGAAACCGCCTGCCGGACTCTTATCAGCAGGCTGGACCAAG cCAGTAGATGGAAAAACCTGTATTGCAGTCCTCTGGCCTCACCAAGTGCACATAATTTGAATACAGAGACAGGCTCCTGTAGCAATGCACTAAACTCTCCTGGGCATCTCAAATCGACTAACAAAGCACTACTAACCTGTGGCAGCTCAG GTTATTTAAGCATGCATTCTGCACTGAGCTCACAGTCATCTGTGGACAGCGAGCTGAGCACATCTGATGACTCCATCTCCATGGGATATAAGCTGCAGGACTTGACTGATGTCCAGGTTATGGCACGCCTTCAGGAAGAAA GTCTCCGCCAGGACTGCGCCTCCAGCTCAGCGTCCGTATCGCGTCGCAGCTCCAGTGCCTCCCTGCACTCCCTGCGCAGGGGTACCTACAGCGACCAGGAGTTCGACACCTACAGCCTGGAGGACGAGGACGATTACGACTGTTCCCTGTCGTACCGCAGTGCTCACAGATACTCACCGTCTCCGCTCAGCTCCCCCAGATGTCAGTCCCCCTCTTCCAGTGCAGACTATAGCAGGGCCTCTGCTTCTCGTATCCGTCCCCCGCGGAGATCTGTGCAGAGCCCCATGCAGGACCGGCTGAAGTATGCCAGCAGTGAAG AGGAGATGCGCCATAGCATGCCCAACCTGGCCAGGACGAGCCTTCGAGCTTTGGAGTCTGTGAGAAGCAGTCGGAGCTTGGAGTCGGATCTGCAGGTGCCCAGCAGTCGACTTTCAAGAATTCAGCAACCATCAGCAA GTCTGGCTCCCAGTAAGCTCAGGTATTCCTCCAGTGCTGGCCAGTCTCCCCTAACAGTGCGACAACCAATGAAAGCTGGGTCATGCACAAACTCTCTGTTAACACCCAGGCAGCCGGTGAAAGCTTGCAGTTACACAGCTCCTGTTAGCGGAGTTCGAAAGCCACAGGCTTCTTCTCTTAGCACAGGCCCTTCCAGTGGCAGTTCCACTTCTAGAAGCTTGGTCACTGTGGCAAAAAATTCACCTCTGAAAGCACGCACATCTGTTGGAGGAACTTCAGTGCCCAAGAGCAAGCTGACACCGCCATCCAAGAG ATTTCTTCAATCAGCAAAAACCACGCCAAACACTGTGGACGATTCCTGGAAGGAAGGGTGTTACTGA